The proteins below are encoded in one region of Rhizobium gallicum bv. gallicum R602sp:
- a CDS encoding ABC transporter permease codes for MNTIAAAKPGNFRAGEMIRQFSIVLVFFLIVAFFSFANQYFMTWLNWLNLVRQSSINGILAIGVTFVILTKGIDLSVGSVMAIAGMIAASLVTETNEHFVLFGIFAGLAAGAGLGLVNGVLVAAVKVPPFVVTLGMLSVARGLTLIFSEGRPIPNLSDPFKWIGSGQIMYIPVPIVILFVVFLIGWTVLNYTTFGRYVYAVGGNEKAARTSGISTKVIVGATYVISGLLAGLAGLVLTARTTAALPQAGIGYELDAIAAVVIGGTSLAGGRGSLLGTLIGALIIGTINNGMDLMGVSSYYQQVLKGTIIVVAVIADQIRK; via the coding sequence ATGAATACCATCGCTGCGGCGAAACCCGGAAACTTCCGCGCCGGGGAAATGATCAGGCAGTTCAGCATCGTTCTCGTGTTTTTCCTGATCGTCGCGTTCTTCTCGTTCGCAAACCAGTACTTCATGACATGGTTGAACTGGCTGAATCTCGTTCGCCAATCGTCGATCAACGGCATTCTGGCGATCGGAGTGACCTTCGTCATCCTCACCAAGGGCATCGACCTCTCGGTCGGCTCTGTGATGGCGATCGCGGGCATGATCGCCGCCAGCCTCGTGACGGAGACCAACGAGCATTTCGTGCTTTTCGGTATCTTTGCGGGCCTGGCGGCGGGAGCCGGCCTTGGCCTGGTGAACGGCGTGCTTGTTGCCGCGGTCAAGGTCCCTCCGTTCGTCGTAACGCTCGGCATGTTGAGCGTTGCCCGCGGGCTCACCTTGATCTTCTCGGAAGGACGTCCCATCCCGAATCTGTCGGATCCCTTCAAGTGGATCGGCTCCGGGCAGATCATGTACATACCGGTACCGATCGTCATCCTGTTCGTTGTCTTCCTGATTGGCTGGACCGTTCTGAACTATACGACTTTCGGCCGCTATGTGTACGCGGTCGGCGGCAACGAGAAGGCGGCTCGCACGAGCGGCATTTCCACCAAAGTGATCGTCGGCGCGACCTATGTGATCTCGGGTCTGTTGGCTGGTCTTGCGGGACTTGTCCTGACGGCTCGCACCACCGCTGCGCTGCCGCAAGCGGGCATCGGTTATGAGCTTGACGCGATCGCCGCCGTCGTGATCGGCGGGACGAGCCTTGCGGGCGGCCGCGGATCGCTGCTCGGCACACTGATCGGCGCGCTCATCATCGGCACGATCAACAACGGCATGGACCTCATGGGCGTGTCTTCATACTACCAGCAGGTCCTCAAGGGCACGATCATCGTGGTCGCGGTCATCGCCGACCAAATCCGCAAATAA
- a CDS encoding substrate-binding domain-containing protein, with product MQMFRRSLLRAGAGLALAAVTLTGPKLAFAEDKIRIAALSFGESGEYMKAWSTEIQNHPAVKSGEVEITVFDGKYDPLTQSNQIDTAITQQFNAIIMSPFDLEASAPPIEKAAEANIPLIVSALKTKSTKYTASIIVNDTEGGRIIAEELAKRLPNGGNVVLMEGPIGQSAQIERRAGIDAGLAKFPNLKLIEDKTGNWSRAEGQALMENWLLAHPGEINGVLAENDEMALGAIEAMKSAGIDLKTVPVLAIDGIPDAKRAVKKGEMAVSLYKYARAEGQGAVDLALRAIKGESYKPQSEIWGSLMEWKGGTEKDYVVPWLVLDSTNVEKYM from the coding sequence ATGCAGATGTTTAGGAGGAGCCTGCTCAGGGCAGGTGCGGGACTGGCACTCGCTGCGGTGACACTGACAGGACCGAAACTGGCGTTCGCGGAAGACAAGATCCGCATCGCGGCGTTGTCGTTCGGCGAGTCCGGCGAATACATGAAGGCTTGGTCGACGGAAATCCAGAACCATCCCGCCGTCAAGTCGGGCGAGGTCGAGATCACCGTTTTCGACGGCAAGTACGACCCGCTGACACAGTCGAACCAGATCGACACTGCGATCACCCAACAGTTCAACGCGATCATCATGTCACCGTTCGACCTTGAGGCCTCGGCGCCGCCGATCGAAAAGGCCGCCGAAGCGAATATCCCGCTGATCGTATCGGCGCTCAAGACGAAGTCGACGAAATACACCGCGTCCATCATCGTTAACGACACCGAAGGCGGCCGGATCATCGCTGAGGAACTCGCCAAGCGCCTTCCGAACGGCGGCAACGTCGTCCTCATGGAGGGTCCGATCGGCCAGTCGGCCCAGATCGAGCGCCGCGCAGGCATCGACGCTGGTCTCGCCAAGTTCCCGAACCTCAAGCTCATCGAAGACAAGACAGGCAACTGGAGCCGCGCCGAGGGTCAGGCGCTCATGGAGAACTGGTTGCTCGCGCACCCGGGTGAGATCAACGGCGTCCTTGCGGAAAACGACGAGATGGCGCTGGGCGCGATCGAAGCCATGAAGAGCGCCGGCATCGATCTCAAGACCGTTCCCGTTCTTGCGATCGACGGCATCCCGGACGCAAAGCGCGCCGTGAAGAAGGGCGAGATGGCGGTCAGCCTCTACAAGTACGCCCGCGCCGAAGGCCAGGGCGCGGTCGACCTCGCACTGCGGGCGATCAAGGGCGAGAGCTACAAGCCGCAGTCCGAAATCTGGGGCTCGCTGATGGAATGGAAGGGCGGCACCGAGAAGGACTACGTCGTGCCGTGGCTCGTGCTCGATTCCACCAATGTCGAGAAGTACATGTAA